Part of the Osmia bicornis bicornis chromosome 7, iOsmBic2.1, whole genome shotgun sequence genome, TCATCTGATGAGTCAAAAATCTCATACGGATGTATGCGTTGTGGTTCAatgtcgatttcgatttcgtcttCTCCGGTGTTTGTGGCTAGGACATAgcaaattccatcatgattgcaGACTGCTGCTTCTCCAATGTAGACCTGTTCAGGAGTCTTGATTCGTGCTAGGTACCCTTCCATAACCTCCGGATTTGCGACTGGAACTGCAATTTGGAGAGCTGTGCGTCCTGGTAATCTATGTTTAATTGGCAATACTGGATGCAGTTCCATCTCCTCAGCGTTACTGAAGAATATAGGTTTAATAGGTTGGTTACGAGTTACCAAGGTTTTATGGTAATAGGAAATTTCAGCCCcttcctgtaataaaaaagggcttcctatgagtccatcagcggaaataggcaagtcctctactacgtaaaattccgtagcagatccattaatttgcaaactgGTAGTTCCCAAGGTTCGGATCGTAGATGATGCGAGCCCAGCGATTTTAAGACCTTCCTTCGATGTGATTCCGGCCTTTTCTCCTAGAGCATGAAGAACTACCAGATTTACAGAAGCTCCtccatcaattagaaattctcccgttcctttttccagttCTGGAACCTTGATCCTGATGCGTGGGGTTGGTGCTTCCTTGATTCGTCTTCCTGCTTCTGGTCTGCAAATCGGACCATTTTCCGGCGATCTTCGTTGCGTACGCTCACCGCCTCGCCGTTTGGGTGAGCGTTGTTGGAGTTTAAAGGTTTCCTCAAAGGTGAGAAATTCCCTCGTGACTCCCTTCGATACTGGAATCGGGGTCTTTCGCGGCGAggtgatttttcacaatccTTCCAACCGTGTCCGACCGTACTGCAGTTTGCGCAATAAAAGTCGTAAACATCGTGTCTGGTGTTGAACGGCTCATCATATTTTGGCGCCTCCGGTGAGTGGTTTGGAGAGCGTGAATAATCATGCTTACGTAAAGTCAACGCCGTTGCACGTGAAGCTCGTTCTTCGAACTCCGGTTCGGAACCAGATGTGCTGCGATCCCTTGGTCTTTGCCGATAGGGTGACGGTGACTGAGGGTACACACGCCTGTGTTCCTTCTCTCGAGGACGTCTCCAGCTGAGAAAATCCTCTTCTCTACGACGACTAGGTGATGCCTTCTCCTGAATCTGTCGTCGGTTCTTGAGGCGACGTTCAATTTGTAACACAGCTTCGTACGCCTCTTCTaaagttttaatctttttgtCCAGAGCGGCGATTCTCCAGGCCACACGCTCCGGTAAACCCTCAAGGAAATTCTCCAAGATGTCCATTTCCATCTCCTTGATGAGCTGATCCACGTTGGTCGTGTACCTCTCGCGGATCGCGATACGAGATCCATGGGCAAGTTTGCTGGCTCTGTCGATGTACTTCCTTAGTGATTCGTCCTCACGGATTTTAAGGCGCGAAACCTCAGCTTGGAAATACGCCAAGTTCTTCCCAGGAGCGTAtcgttttttcaaatgttgtaacaattgagttacattgttgaattgtttatCTTGGATACTAATCCGCGCCGGACCGGTGAGTTTAGTCAACACGATACTCAGATACTCTGTTTCCGACGTATCTGGTATTAACGCGAGCCCGTTTTCTACACTCTGAGCGAAAACCGACAAAGCTGGATTCTCGCCATCGAAAGTGGGTATCGGCGCGGTAGCGAATTGAATACAATTACGCTGTGTTAACAAGGCCATAGAATTAGCCATTGTTAAGGTAAGATTCGCGACTTCGTCAGCCGAAAGCCTGGTTTCTGGCATTTTAACGCGAAAATCCTatagaacaattataatacaagtccagttgtatccacggtatccttacggatatttattcagtggatcccaccgctgtcaccagttttgttacgagccggagggggcggctgcgtagccggggcttaatttaggtatatggtaattgttaatggcttgaccagtgttgttattaacactgggagcctaaggaagtagacgtggagacgaacctacgtatggctaacgtagggagctccaggaggttggctatggtggacgaacctacgtatggctaacgtagggagccgcaggaagcgttagtattaggtctcgtaacttgattgatgtacctcgagcggtaaaggtacaccttagtgggtttctggacagtaaatataattgtacaatagtatgtaaattaaactagtatgagtttattctctattccggaccttacaattgttgtgtgtaattgtcgcggtattcaatgaattgaactctaggttgcacgtttgaaatgagttgaataaataaagtttagtttcgattccgcgaagcaagaatctaatccttctcggttttcacgaacacgagcaaacgggggcggattacaacgattataataatgcttaacagccgacaacgtactgtatagttactgtgagtgcttgaaagggacttgaatacccgatctcgcagagtttcctcgttgcagagattatccgaaaaagaacgtactgacgtgtatcgaactgattctagacttcaactagacccgaggtgcccttgtcgccaccctttttatactcaaaaactagagtaaaaagggtggtggggactgactctacgtgacccgtattaccgcgcccttgctttgcgttggtctcgaattttctagaagacggttggtgtcgggtgcacacatccgattccatataaggaaatttcttgagaagggtttgtaacaccatataaggaaatttccaagacggatacatAACAAACGCTAtaaaactaacgtccgtgatgatataaatgtacattttcgctccatttagccaaaaatcgaactatagttacgatccgaaatacttcaaagtcctagcggcgtattccTTCgactcttagaaccgattattcgaaaatttcaacaaccttatttttacattctgtacgactgatccatcgttaaacgctattaatctaatgcctgtgatgatatcaatgtacattttcgctccatttagccaaaacatcgaactatagttacgctccgaaatacttcaaagtcctagcggcgtattgcttcgccacTTAGAACCGATAagtcgaaaatttcaacaatcttatttttacattgtgtacgactgatccatcgttaaacgctattaagctaatgcctgtgatgatataaacgtacattttcgctccatttagccaaaaaatcgaactatagttacgCTCTGAAATACtttgttacgtatccgtcttggatatttccttatatggtgttacaaacccttctcaagaaatttccttatatggaatcggatgtgtgcacccgacaccaaccgtcttctagaaaattcgagaccaacgcaaagcaagggcgcggtcctacgggtcacgtagagtcagtccccaccaccctttttactgtagtttttgagtataaaaagggtggcgacaagggcacctcgggtctagttgaagtctagaatcagttcgatacacgtcagtacgttctttttcggataatctctgcaacgaggaaactctgcgagatcgggtattcaagtccctttcaagcactcacagtaactatacagtacgttgtcggctgttaagcattattataatcgttgtaatccgcccccgtttgctcgtgttcgtgaaaaccgagaaggattagattcttgcttcgcggaatcgaaactaaactttatttattcaactcatttcaaacgtgcaacctagagttcaattcattgaataccgcgacaattacacacaacaattgtaaggtccggaatagagaataaactcatactagtttaatttacatactattgtacaattatatttactgtccagaaacccactaaggtgtacctttaccgctcgaggtacatcaatcaagttacgagacctaatactaacgcttcctgcggctccctacgttagccatacgtaggttcgtccaccatagccaacctcctggagctccctacgttagccatacgtaggttcgtctccacgtctacttccttaggctcccagtgttaataacaacactggtcaagccattaacaattaccatttacctaaattaagccccggctacgcagccgccccctccggctcgtaacaaaactggtgacagcggtgggatccactgaataaatatccgtaaggataccgtggatacaactggacttgtattataattgttctatAGGATTTTCGCGTTAAAATGCCAGAAACCAGGCTTTCGGCTGACGAAGTCGCGAATCTTACCTTAACAATGGCTAATTCTATGGCCTTGTTAACACAGCGTAATTGTATTCAATTCGCTACCGCGCCGATACCCACTTTCGATGGCGAGAATCCAGCTTTGTCGGTTTTCGCTCAGAGTGTAGAAAACGGGCTCGCGTTAATACCAGATACGTCGGAAACAGAGTATCTGAGTATCGTGTTGACTAAACTCACCGGTCCGGCGCGGATTAGTATCCAAGataaacaattcaacaatgtaactcaattgttacaacatttgaaaaaacgaTACGCTCCTGGGAAGAACTTGGCGTATTTCCAAGCTGAGGTTTCGCGCCTTAAAATCCGTGAGGACGAATCACTAAGGAAGTACATCGACAGAGCCAGCAAACTTGCCCATGGATCTCGTATCGCGATCCGCGAGAGGTACACGACCAACGTGGATCAGCTCATCAAGGAGATGGAAATGGACATCTTGGAGAATTTCCTTGAGGGTTTACCGGAGCGTGTGGCCTGGAGAATCGCCGCTCTGGacaaaaagattaaaactttAGAAGAGGCGTACGAAGCTGTGTTACAAATTGAACGTCGCCTCAAGAACCGACGACAGATTCAGGAGAAGGCATCACCTAGTCGTCGTAGAGAAGAGGATTTTCTCAGCTGGAGACGTCCTCGAGAGAAGGAACACAGGCGTGTGTACCCTCAGTCACCGTCACCCTATCGGCAAAGACCAAGGGATCGCAGCACATCTGGTTCCGAACCGGAGTTCGAAGAACGAGCTTCACGTGCAACGGCGTTGACTTTACGTAAGCATGATTATTCACGCTCTCCAAACCACTCACCGGAGGCGCCAAAATATGACGAGCCGTtcaacaccaaacacgatgtttACGACTTTTATTGCGCAAACTGCAGTACGGTCGGACACGGTTGGAAggattgtgaaaaatcacctcgccgcgaaagaccccgattccagtatcgaagggagtcacgagggaatttctcacctttgaggaaacctttaaactccaacaacgctcacccaaacggcgaggcggtgagcgtacgcaacgaagatcgccggaaaatggtccgatttgcagaccagaaacaggaagacgaatcaaggaagcaccaaccccacgcatcaggatcaaggttccagaactggaaaaaggaacgggagaatttctaattgatggaGGAGCTTCTGTAAATCTGGTAGTTCTTCATGCTCTAGGGGAAAAGGCCGGAATCACATCGAAGGAAGGTCTTAAAATCGCTGGGCTCGCATCATCTACGATCCGAACCTTGGGAACTACcagtttgcaaattaatggatctgctacggaattttacgtagtagaggacttgcctatttccgctgatggactcataggaagcccttttttattacaggaagGGGCTGAAATTTCCTATTACCATAAAACCTTGGTAACTCGTAACCAACCTATTAAACCTATATTCTTCAGTAACGCTGAGGAGATGGAACTGCATCCAGTATTGCCAATTAAACATAGATTGCCAGGACGCACAGCTCTCCAAATTGCAGTTCCAGTCGCAAATCCGGAGGTTATGGAAGGGTACCTAGCACGAATCAAGACTCCTGAACAGGTCTACATTGGAGAAGCAGCAGTCtgcaatcatgatggaatttgcTATGTCCTAGCCACAAACACCGGAGaagacgaaatcgaaatcgacatTGAACCACAACGCATACATCCGTATGAGATTTTTGACTCATCAGATGACGATCCTATTCCTTCGTATCTAGCAAAGGAAACAAAGGAAGACAGAACTACACGTATCCAAGATCTTTTAAGGACCGATCATCTAAACTCTGAAGAACGACAACATGTGTTCAAAATTGTCAGGGAATTTTCTGATAGATTTTTCCTACCTGGAGATAACCTGGGCAaggttccaaattttcatcactCTATTTACACAACAGACGACATTCCGATTAATACTAGACAGTATCGGTACCCACCAGTACATCAGGAGGAGATACAACGACAGGTTGGAGCTCTGCTATCGCAGGGTATTATTAGACCATCCACCTCACCATACAATTCTCCTTTATGGATTGTACCGAAGAAACCGGACGCCGATGGTAACAAACGTTGGCGAATGGTAATCGACTTTCgtgcattaaacgaaaaaacaacaggcgacaagtttccattacctaatattccagaaatactagacaaggtaggcggagcaaaatacttctcaatattTGATTTGGCAAATGAAATGAACCCAAAGGACAGACAGAAGACCGCGTTTACAACCCCACATGGACATTTCGAGTTTGTGcgtatgccttttggtttgaaGAACGCACCACCGACATTCCAACGCGTCATGAACCGGGTAACATCAGGCCTGGAAAACGTACTTGTGTTCATAGATGatatgattgttttttcttcatcgctgcgtgaacacgaaattaaagttaaaaaactaTTCGATCGCCTCAGGGAATATGGACTTACTCTACAGACtaataaatgcgaattcctacgCAAAGAGGTTGCCTATCTGGGACACATTTTGTCTGCTGACGGGGTTAAACCAGATCCTAGGAAACTTCACTCCGTAAAAAACTTTCCGATTCCAAAAACACAGAAGAATGTGCAACAGTTTCTGGGACTGACGGGATACTATCGCCGATTCATCAAGGATTACTCTCTAAAGGCAAAACCACTAGTTCAGCTGTTGGGAAAAGGAACCCCTTTCCAATGGACTGAAGAACAACAAGGGAGTTTTGAACTATTGTGTAAGGAACTCTGTACACaaccaatattacaatatccaGATTTTGAACGACCATTTGTTATCACGACGGATGCTTCGAATCATGCGATTGGGGCAGTTTTAAGCCAAGGAGAAATTGGACGAGACTTACCAATTGCATACGCTTCTCGAAGTTTGAATCCAgccgaaagaaattattcagcaaCGGAAAAGGAGAGTCTAGCCATGGTATACGCAGTACAGTATTTCCGACCATATGTCTTCGGACGAAGATTTACACTTGTCACGGATCATCGACCGCTGGTTTGGTTACATTCAGTTAAAGACCCCACTTCACGGctagtaaaatggaaattaagacTCTTAGAGTACCAGTACGATGTTATTCACAAGCCtgggaaaataaataaaaacgcAGACGCTTTATCCCGGAACCCTCCTACAGTCTGTCTCCCTTTGATTCCACGAGAAGACAAAGAGTTCAAAGTGCCAATACCAAACCCGGACCCTCAGCCGGATACCATTGGTCGACGCATCCATGAATTGCGACGAGGTCGGGAGAAAAGACCAACATACACGGAAGATACCAGCAGTTCTGATGAAGCGACAATCACGCCTCAACCCCGATCaattagaagaaggaaaatacatcaagatccaaccgacaggatcacaccaatcataaaatcaccattacctaccccttcacaaaatctgttggaactacgggatgatatcaacctaacctctccatttatgccaatagcgcattccactcaaaccgctggtcatttcataccaagtccaaccacttccgagactccacaaaatactgaagatttaatatctttcaacgaagaggaaaacagtcAGACTACCATAAGGCCTGCGTCTACTGTCGTGGAACTACCTGACCCTCCTACACCACCAACAGACGGACCAGATGTCCAAGGTTTACAACCACCCCTACAACCTGCCAGACCGCAGACTCCACCGGGTACACAAATTCAAGAAAGCACTCCAATGCACTTTAGTAATACTCTACCCATCTGCTATGAATCAGCAGCGGACTCATTATCATCACACatcggaagaagaacaagatgatcacggccgctgtaaaataataaattgcgaaGAAACGCTCATCACCACAAAGGGAAACTACGCACACTTGACATCCGCAGATTGCCAACTAATTGATCCTGGAGGACGAATGCTTGTCGATGTTGGCTATCTCGGAAAGGAAGACCTCTGCAGCAATAATCCAAAGAAAGGACAAGTCCTTACCACATCCaggcaagaatttcaaatctttaccgtttttgttacacggaatttttgggaagaaatcaaagaagaagacgtCGTTTCGGCACTGCAAAACTTGAGAACCGCTGTCAGAGAAACCAGGACAACAAATATTCGACTGACTAAAACCAGGAAGCAGGATCGACCTACCATTCAGAGATATCAAGCcctgattaataaagtatttaaagataCCAGCATAGAGATTACCCTATGCCTGGGAACAATAAGGTTACCATCTGAAAACAtccgaaaacaaataatagaggAAGCCTATAGCAGTTTATTAGGAGGACATAAAGGAGTAACAAAAACCTACAAACGTATAAGAGCAAAATATTCATGGTCAGGAAtgagaaatgatattcaagAGTTCATCAGGAAATGCAAAAGCTGTCAGGAACAGAAGTTAGTACGAGCGAAAACTCGACAACCGATGCTAATCACAGACACACCATTGGAAGCGTTTGATAAAATCGCTCTAGACACTGTTGGACCACTCCCTGAGACTTCTGGGGGAAACCGCCACATCTTAACCATGCAGGATAACTTGACCAACTATTGCATAGCCGTTGCACTACCAAACATCAAAGCTACAACCATAGCTGATGCGTTCGCgagacatttcatttcaattttcggaacacctcgtgaaattttaacggatagaggaacaagctttatgggaaaagtcatgacgcacttggcagaaattttcaaaattaaacaagttactacttcaggttacagaccacaaaccaatggttctctggagagaagtcatatcgtacttatagagtacttaaaacattacatggattcatacgaGGACTGGGACCTGTACCTACCTTTCGCAACGCTATCCTATAACACGTCAGTTCACGAAGCTACCAATTTCACCCCGCACGAGCTGATCTTTGGAAAACCAGCCCGACAACCAAGTTCTTTTCCAGAGGGAGAAGAATTGGATACTTATGGAACTTACCTCACTCATCTAATCACAAGACTGACTGAAACCCGCAACATAGCAgcagataatttaaacaccGCAAAGGACGATCGCAATACAAACCGGACAAATGGGTAGTTGGCTCAAGGAGTACCGCACCGGGCCCATTATAAGGTCACAGGGACCTTTCCAGCCAGGCAGCGGCAAGTTCAACCTTGGACGTGCCAGCCAGACACGAGACCCAAAGGCAATCGACCAGGGAACCTCAATGGCATCGCAACGAGGAAAGGAGAACCGACAACCTGCGGTGTCCTACATCTGGGAGAATGGGTTGCTCCTGGCCCAGATCACCGATGACAACATCACAACCTGGACGCCGGGTGATAGCCTGAGGAAACGCAGGAAACTGCGCCCAGGCACCCCTCCACCAACATGGGACCAGCCACTCCAAGGACCAGCATCCAACCGATCAACCAGCAACGGTGGCCATCAATCAAAGACTCCCTAAGCTAAGTCCCCACATATACACAATTACATCCACGCACACCACACATCGCAATAGTTCAGTTCAAAAGTAATAGAATCATTTGGCAATTTTGGTGTGCTCATCCGACTCCGAATGGTGAAAGCATCGTAACAAACGATGTTTCATCTTAGAGGGGagatgttacgtatccgtcttggaaatttccttatatggtgttacaaatccttctcaagaaatttccttatatggaatcggatgtgtgcacccgacaccaaccgtcttctagaaaattcgagaccaacgcaaagcaagggcgcggtcctacgggtcacgtagagtcagtccccaccaccctttttactctagtttttgagtataaaaagggtggcgacaagggcacctcgggtctagttgaagtctagaatcagttcgatacacgtcggTACGTTCtatttcggataatctctgcaacgaggaaactctgcgagatcgggtattcaagtccctttcaagcactcacagtaactatacagtacgttgtcggctgttaagcattattataatcgttgtaatccgcccccgtttgctcgtgttcgtgaaaaccgagaaggattagattcttgcttcgcggaatcgaaactaaactttatttattcaactcatttcaaacgtgcaacctagagttcaattcattgaataccgcgacaattacacacaacaattgtaaggtccggaatagagaataaactcatgctagtttaatttacatactattgtacaattatatttactgtccagaaacccactaaggtgtacctttaccgctcgaggtacatcaatcaagttacgagacctaatactaacgcttcctgcggctccctacgttagccatacataggttcgtccgcatatcactctcctgaggctccctacgttagccatacgtaggttcgtcctccactctacacctttcctgtggctccctacgttagccatacgtaggttcgtctccacgtctacttccttaggctcccagtgttaataacaacactggtcaagccattaacaattaccatttacctaaattaagccccggctacgcagccgccccctccggctcgtaacaaacGCTATTATACAAAACGTCCgcgatgatataaatgtacattttcgcttcatttagctaAAAAATCGTActatagttacgctccgagatatttcaaagtcctagcggcgcattgcttcgcctcttagaaccaatcagtcgaaaattttaacaatcttatttttacattctgtacgtctgatccatcgttaaacgctattaaactaacgcctgtgatgatataaatgtacattttcgctacatttagccaaaaaatcgaactttagttgcgctccgaaatatttcaaagtcctagcggcgtatagCTTCGCCTCTTTGAACCGATTAGGCggcacaaaattaaaaacttttcctctactaggaagatcctaactcgggcgtcggcaacctatgataaatgacccatttgataatttcaagtaaaccatattcaacgggaatcaacatacccattgtgaattaactatactgcagttcatgagtgaccgcacttaactcgcgcagctagtgacctactgaggtctagggagatttttaatagtgcgtgtgattcccctttgcagcttgcttcttacttactcatttttttttcgaaaaataataggaatttctttgtatcgtgaaactttacaatatcatcaccggttatcagttatcgtacgtcatatgtatatttctgcctatcatttatttgtaaagcataacaagaagcaagctgtagaggcgaataacacacgttactAAAGATCTCtttagacctagtgagctacgcgagttaagtatggtctctcctGAACTGCAGTacagtgcatgtacatcaggagtgctgccaatttctgacataatcgttacaattacaaatgttttcagccggacctataacgttccgctcttcctcttacgacttattaattaccaagcttgccataccgcaatcaaatcgttattggcagcatcgtttattcgggtatttttaattttgcgccgcctccgaaaactttgaaatgtatttggtatcctatttaacgattaagtagatattattaatagttatggaatattggtataaatgaaatagaaattatttgacactttttagtgcatttcgaagtcggatttgttttttgttaaaaattattttatttcacactttttagtggaacgtgTAGTacttgtaggatagtgtaaggtgattttagatttctgttgcttagctaataaccataaaccgaaaaagaTTGACCGTATTTAAgctgttaataaacaacaaatttcataaatttttgtaagtgggatcatcgcggatatacctactaaatgtgaaaggtttcatcgctatcggtacattccctgcagcataaacgccggaagatatgaagtattacgtattttgcgataaaagtcgttaggaatgaagaaatgcgaaatatttttctacgggaccaatcgggagacatactctaccagacgcaaaaggtttcgttccgattggtccatctgtctcagagtaatcggcgaacatacatttagaagaaaaaatcattaggaatgaaaaaatgcaaaatattttttttacgggaccaatggggagttgtactgtacaagatgcaaacagtttcattccgattggtccatccggctcagaataatcggtgaacatacaccgcacgtacatgaaatagtacgtttttttgcaataaaaagcgttcggagtgaaaaaatgtaaaatgtttgtataacgagaccaatcgggagatatactctaccagatgcaaaaggttttgttccgattggtccatccgtctcggcgtaatcggtgaacatacattaaaaaaaaaaaaaaaaaaatatatatacacatcgaattgagtatcctccacCTTCTCGAAGTTGGATAAAAAATtgtgaggtacgtgacggggagcccgtgttcgcgtcgaACAATAGTTTACGCGTGAAAAATTGTAGTAATTAGctgaccggtaaagtccttgtaaaaggcagagtgccgggagattgcggtTCTCGTTTCCGCGTAAAAGACTCTTGCGAATTCGAAAAatctttcacacttttcaatttctatcttttcacttttgcttttaaatcgtccgatgattaatatattttctttttccgcgtcgcgtcgttcttgaaataaattatcgttTTCGTTTCGTAACAGTAACACCGTCGAAAGGTCGATCGcaaacgcgtagtgcgtgacAAAGTTCTCATctcttcttcgccttccagatttccagacaacACCAAGCGATCAACGAAACAATTTGTATTATCATATATCAATTTGCATCGATCTTGGTAagttatctatttcattttgtccaatacgacgaatctggaattcagtgaggcaaaacgggcgatcttgaaaccgcgtgtccTGGAAGTTCCTCCAAGATCGTTTTGTTCTACATCGTATCAAGGTATCGAAGACGTTTcgcaatttttaacaataattccgtTTGCGATAACGAGA contains:
- the LOC123987956 gene encoding uncharacterized protein LOC123987956, which gives rise to MANSMALLTQRNCIQFATAPIPTFDGENPALSVFAQSVENGLALIPDTSETEYLSIVLTKLTGPARISIQDKQFNNVTQLLQHLKKRYAPGKNLAYFQAEVSRLKIREDESLRKYIDRASKLAHGSRIAIRERYTTNVDQLIKEMEMDILENFLEGLPERVAWRIAALDKKIKTLEEAYEAVLQIERRLKNRRQIQEKASPSRRREEDFLSWRRPREKEHRRVYPQSPSPYRQRPRDRSTSGSEPEFEERASRATALTLRKHDYSRSPNHSPEAPKYDEPFNTRHDVYDFYCANCSTVGHGWKDCEKSPRRERPRFQYRRESRGNFSPLRKPLNSNNAHPNGEAEGAEISYYHKTLVTRNQPIKPIFFSNAEEMELHPVLPIKHRLPGRTALQIAVPVANPEVMEGYLARIKTPEQVYIGEAAVCNHDGICYVLATNTGEDEIEIDIEPQRIHPYEIFDSSDDDPIPSYLAKETKEDRTTRIQDLLRTDHLNSEERQHVFKIVREFSDRFFLPGDNLGKVPNFHHSIYTTDDIPINTRQYRYPPVHQEEIQRQVGALLSQGIIRPSTSPYNSPLWIVPKKPDADGNKRWRMIEMNPKDRQKTAFTTPHGHFEFVRMPFGLKNAPPTFQRVMNRGIWTYSTD